In Epinephelus fuscoguttatus linkage group LG15, E.fuscoguttatus.final_Chr_v1, a genomic segment contains:
- the gad3 gene encoding glutamate decarboxylase 1, translating into MDFLQLPDRIINKSSGGDKQQADSAAVRHRQQTPADFSNIYSKDLLPASGGEEMTRGFLQELLNILLSYISKSTQRSSKVLDFHHPHQLKEGLEGFSLDLPDHPETLEQILVDCRDTLKYGVSTGHPRFFNQLSSGLDVIGVAGEWLTSTANTNMFTYEVSPVFVLMEEVLLRKMQSIVGWSDDEGDGIFCPGGTISNLYSILVARYHFYPEVKTRGMGALPRLALFTSEHSHYSVKKSAAVLGMGTENVVMVKCDERGKMIPAELESAIVTAVKKGLVPFYVNVTAGTTVYGAFDPLNAIADICQRHTLWMHVDAAWGGGLLMSDRHRMKLQAIERAWSVTWNPHKMMGVPLQCSVILVKKRGLLQECNELGAEYLFQTDKPYDVSYDNGDKSIQCGRHVDVFKLWLMWKAKGLEGFGFQVNKCLENAEYLHDQLQRRTDFELVFKHKPEHSNVCFWYIPPSLRGLPPGPDRDTRLHQVAPRIKGRMMEKGSVLIGYQPLGDKVNFFRCVFSNPATQPEDIDFLLDEITRLGDDL; encoded by the exons ACCTGCTCCCAGCTTCAGGTGGTGAGGAGATGACCAGAGGATTTCTACAGGAGCTGCTTAACATCCTGTTGAGTTATATCAGCAAATCAACTCAGAGGAGCTCCAAG gtCCTAGACTTCCACCACCCTCATCAGCTAAAGGAGGGACTGGAGGGCTTCAGTCTGGACCTGCCCGACCATCCAGAAACTCTGGAGCAGATACTAGTGGACTGTAGAGACACACTCAAGTATGGTGTcagtacag GCCATCCACGTTTCTTCAACCAGCTATCTTCAGGTCTGGATGTGATCGGTGTAGCAGGAGAGTGGTTAACCTCTACAGCCAACACTAACAT GTTTACATATGAAGTGTCTCCTGTTTTTGTCCTCATGGAGGAGGTTCTGCTGAGGAAGatgcaaagcattgtggggtGGTCTGATGATGAGGGAGATGGAATCTTCTGTCCAG GAGGCACAATATCAAACCTGTACAGCATCCTGGTGGCCAGATATCACTTCTACCCTGAGGTGAAGACCAGAGGAATGGGAGCTTTGCCTCGGCTGGCCCTCTTCACCTCAGAACAT AGTCACTATTCAGTAAAGAAATCTGCAGCCGTGCTGGGGATGGGCACTGAGAATGTGGTCATGGTGAAATGTGATGAAAG AGGGAAAATGATTCCTGCTGAACTCGAGTCCGCCATTGTTACAGCTGTAAAAAAG GGTTTGGTTCCATTCTATGTTAATGTGACAGCAGGCACCACAGTGTACGGAGCCTTTGATCCTCTCAATGCCATCGCTGACATCTGCCAGAGACACACGCTGTGGATGCATGTTGAT GCAGCGTGGGGTGGAGGCCTGCTGATGTCGGACAGGCACAGGATGAAACTACAGGCCATTGAACG AGCCTGGTCTGTGACATGGAATCCTCACAAGATGATGGGCGTCCCTCTGCAGTGCTCTGTCATACTAGTCAAGAAGAGA GGTCTCTTACAGGAGTGTAATGAGTTGGGGGCTGAGTACCTTTTCCAGACAGACAAACCCTATGATGTGAGCTATGATAACGGAGATAAGAGCATCCAGTGTGGCCGACATGTCGACGTCTTTAAACTGTGGCTGATGTGGAAGGCGAAG GGTTTAGAGGGCTTTGGATTTCAGGTCAACAAATGCTTAGAGAACGCAGAGTATCTGCACGATCAACTGCAGAGGAGAACAGACTTTGAACTGGTCTTTAAACACAAA CCGGAGCATAGTAACGTATGTTTCTGGTACATCCCTCCCAGTCTAAGAGGCCTACCACCTGGACCTGACAGAGATACAAGACTCCATCAG gtggCTCCTAGGATCAAAGGCAGGATGATGGAGAAGGGCTCTGTTCTGATTGGCTATCAGCCTTTAGGAGACAAAGTGAATTTCTTCCGGTGTGTGTTCTCCAATCCTGCCACACAGCCAGAGGACATTGACTTCCTGCTGGACGAGATCACCCGGCTGGGTGATGACCTATGA